One segment of Thermodesulfobacteriota bacterium DNA contains the following:
- a CDS encoding MBL fold metallo-hydrolase, translating into MRFCKKYDFKGITGVKLGWSLFGPPLLTVYCYIFDDLMVDSGQSHMQKEALEIAGDYNIKRIFLTHHHEDHSGNAAAIKQCYDTTVFGHLLTKEKMKASFNILPYQKYVWGKTTPLTIEPVPQKIETAWGEMVPVHAPGHSKDHTVYLLKDAGVLFSGDLYLADKIKFFRSDEDLGTQIKSLKKILKLDFDMLLCSHYPKEEQGKKRVEKKLAFLEELYGNIIKFWGKGYTEKQIVRALKLKENYLIKYFCLGNVSMINGVRSAIRHYKMKKEVV; encoded by the coding sequence ATGAGATTTTGCAAAAAATACGATTTTAAGGGAATCACAGGAGTTAAGTTGGGCTGGTCTCTGTTTGGCCCGCCTTTGCTGACGGTTTATTGTTACATATTTGACGACCTGATGGTGGATAGCGGACAATCCCATATGCAAAAGGAAGCGCTTGAGATTGCAGGGGACTACAATATAAAAAGAATTTTTTTGACCCATCATCATGAAGACCACAGTGGCAATGCAGCCGCAATTAAGCAGTGCTATGACACAACGGTATTTGGACATTTGTTGACAAAGGAAAAAATGAAAGCCTCGTTTAATATCCTGCCGTATCAAAAATATGTGTGGGGAAAAACAACCCCTTTAACAATAGAGCCTGTTCCCCAAAAAATAGAGACTGCTTGGGGGGAGATGGTTCCTGTTCATGCACCGGGACATTCAAAAGATCATACCGTCTATTTGTTGAAAGACGCGGGTGTTTTGTTTTCAGGGGATCTTTACCTGGCGGATAAAATCAAGTTTTTCCGTTCAGATGAAGACTTGGGAACCCAGATCAAATCTTTAAAGAAAATATTGAAACTGGATTTTGATATGCTGCTTTGCAGTCATTACCCTAAAGAGGAACAGGGGAAAAAGCGGGTAGAAAAAAAACTTGCCTTTCTAGAAGAGCTGTATGGCAACATCATCAAGTTCTGGGGCAAAGGATACACAGAAAAACAAATAGTTAGGGCGCTAAAACTAAAGGAGAATTATTTAATCAAATATTTTTGCTTGGGAAATGTCAGTATGATTAATGGGGTGAGATCGGCCATCCGGCATTATAAAATGAAAAAAGAAGTGGTATAA